The following coding sequences lie in one Takifugu flavidus isolate HTHZ2018 chromosome 4, ASM371156v2, whole genome shotgun sequence genomic window:
- the cfap57 gene encoding cilia- and flagella-associated protein 57 isoform X2: MMANVVAQPHFIFGLRAGVRNNLGFCDEQTLVFPSGNNCVCHNTIQASQRFLPGSEKSQGMCALALSANRRYLAVSERGERSTITVLDLHHEQGRKRKVLTAGDLPAQEFVCMAFSPDSKYLIGQTGPPEWTLIFWLWEKHKVLATVKTSSSNNPVNQVSFNPFNNTQLCVSGTGVFKLFRYAEGFLKQSGASKVESINFLSHCWMAPERVVAGTDTGRLLVFESGELRREMVVSAPAHPGRADRQVEMKRIKASDAGENPLARRVTSVLSYSKGLVCSLGSGRVCLFVKNEDDSFTRSREIWIPSDPSSKELGPSDSQDIETMCMSPSEETLAVSTDRGQLYSISLSAVDVKQEESAYFDLLSQSFHSKAITGLSICIRKPIVATSSLDRCVRIWNYETKTVDLCKEFQEEAHSVALHPTALFVLVGFSDKLRLMNILVNDIRIFKEFTVRGCRQCAFSNGGHMFAAVDGNIIHIYSFTSFENILNLKGHSGKVRGVEWSPDDGRLVSCGLDGAVYEWNTHTGKRVSECVLKSCSYTDVVFSSDLKTILAVGTDRTLKEIQDCQVLREVSADEGTFTSVAVSHSGRVVFTGNANGTISAIKYPLPIQKEWITYQAHGGPLTKMMVTFDEQFLLTVSEDGCLLMWKLLDKDGRGLKGTRQIVHAEEILVTKADLEETNQNMMEMKLRLEELHMEHEYQLRLKVMSYNEKIRELSDKLTQQTETMETLKQTTTTQMEKREREHQQSSAEVAVKHSKELKDLEVSYSQKLVVEHTRYQDLQQKYQRMEEDYGNQLKAAEAGRLQSLEELKQVYEAQLEEKSQQLTECQEESHRHSRWFKQIVKAVEQEEQRKIHMIGAEFENKLHAEKETNKNLKGEVGVITQNLYSLQRQLDDRRSDVNNLKQERQSLLGLVRSLKSDIEDLRRQISGHEKTNQDKDNTISNLKKKNQDLEKLRFVLDCQLEDLRKQIEPQQEDVRKKKEHIQQLEEELLQVDKINTQLQLSASDLRLKLRAKEEEIRKEVKDLETHLQRLQSDLHTCVSFIQEPKKLKESVQTIFSRRVPQAGRVEKSSMDEDVKQILCRHREHLEKTVSSLKMKLAKSAEEHDKVYVKLMKENVTLITEINELRKELLSLRTSLKPPPGTTKKSNKRRPKSADVH, from the exons ATGATGGCGAATGTAGTGGCGCAGCCGCATTTTATCTTTGGCCTGAGGGCCGGCGTGAGGAACAATCTGGGCTTCTGCGACGAACAAACGCTTGTTTTCCCCTCCGGAAACAACTGCGTGTGCCACAACACCATCCAGGCCAGCCAGAGGTTCCTGCCAG GTTCCGAGAAAAGCCAGGGCATGTGTGCTCTGGCCCTCAGTGCCAACCGGCGGTACCTGGCGGTGTCGGAGCGTGGAGAGAGGTCCACCATCACTGTGTTGGATCTGCACCATGaacagggaagaaaaagaaaagttctgACTGCAGGAGACCTACCTGCCCAGGAGTTTGTCTGCATGGCCTTTTCCCCGGATTCCAAGTATCTGATCGGCCAAACAGGTCCTCCAGAGTGGACGCTGATCTTCTGGTTATGGGAAAAACACAAAGTATTGGCAACAGTTAAAACAAGCAGCTCCAATAACCCTGTGAACCAG GTGAGCTTCAACCCTTTCAACAACACACAGCTCTGCGTGAGCGGAACTGGCGTCTTCAAGCTGTTCCGCTACGCGGAGGGATTCCTGAAACAGAGCGGCGCCTCCAAGGTGGAATCCATCAACTTCCTGAGTCACTGCTGGATGGCCCCAGAGCGCGTGGTCGCAGGCACGGACACGGGACGACTGCTGGTGTTTGAGAGTGGAGAGCTGCGGAGAGAGATGGTCGTGAGCGCTCCTGCCCACCCGGGGCGGGCGGACAG GCaggtggagatgaagagaaTCAAAGCCAGCGATGCCGGTGAAAACCCCCTCGCACGTCGCGTCACATCCGTGCTGTCCTACTCCAAAGGCTTGGTCTGCTCTTTGGGATCAGGCAGAGTTTGCCTCTTTGTAAAGAATGAAGATGACAGTTTCACCAGGAGCAGAGAGATATGG ATCCCTTCAGACCCTTCCAGCAAGGAACTGGGCCCATCTGACAGTCAGGACATTGAGACCATGTGCATGAGTCCATCTGAGGAGACCCTGGCCGTCAGCACAGACCGGGGGCAGTTGTACAGCATCAGCCTCTCTGCTGTGGATGTAAAGCAG GAGGAATCAGCATATTTTGACCTTCTGTCCCAGTCCTTCCACTCTAAGGCCATCACTGGTTTGTCCATCTGTATCCGAAAGCCCATCGTAGCCACCAGCTCTCTGGACCGCTGCGTTCGCATCTGGAACTATGAAACAAA AACCGTGGACCTGTGCAAGGAGTTCCAGGAGGAGGCCCACAGCGTGGCTCTGCACCCCACTGCGCTCTTCGTCCTCGTGGGCTTTTCAGACAAACTCAGGCTGATGAACATCCTCGTCAACGACATTCGCATCTTCAAGGAGTTCACGGTGCGTggctgcagacag TGTGCTTTCAGCAATGGGGGCCACATGTTTGCAGCCGTCGATGGAAACATCATCCACATCTACTCCTTCACATCTTTTGAGAACATTCTCAACCTGAAGGGCCACAGTGGGAAG GTGCGCGGTGTCGAGTGGAGCCCGGACGACGGCCGGCTGGTGTCCTGTGGGTTAGACGGTGCAGTTTAtgagtggaacacacacacgggcaaacGTGTGTCGGAGTGTGTGCTGAAGTCCTGCAGCTACACGGATGTTGTCTTCTCTTCAGACCTTAAGACCATTCTGGCTGTGGGAACAGACAGGACTCTGAAGGAAATCCAGGACTGTCAG GTCTTGAGAGAGGTCTCTGCTGATGAGGGAACATTCACCTCTGTAGCAGTGTCTCACTCTGGGAGGGTCGTCTTCACCGGGAACGCCAACGGAACCATCAGCGCCATTAAATACCCTCTTCCCATCCAGAAGGAATGGATAACGTACCAGGCTCACGGGGGCCCTCTTACCAAG ATGATGGTCACGTTTGACGAGCAGTTCCTGCTGACGGTGTCTGAAGATGGTTGTTTACTGATGTGGAAGCTGCTTGATAAGGACGGCCGAGGACTGAAGGGGACCAGGCAGATTGTCCACGCTGAAGAGATCCTCGTCACCAAAGCAGATCTAGAGGAAACG AACCAGAACATGATGGAAATGAAGCTgcgcctggaggagctgcacatgGAGCACGAGTACCAGCTCCGTCTGAAGGTCATGAGCTACAACGAGAAGATAAGGGAGCTTTCAGACAAGTTAACGCAACAAACAGAAACGATGGAAACACTGAAGCAG ACCACGACAACACAGATGGAGAAACGGGAACGGGAGCACCAGCAGAGTTCTGCAGAAGTTGCTGTGAAGCACTCCAAAGAGTTGAAGGACCTAG AGGTGTCCTACAGCCAGAAGCTCGTTGTAGAGCACACGAGGTACCAGGATCTACAGCAGAAATACCAAAGAATGGAGGAGGATTATGGGAACCAGCTTAAAGCTGCAGAGGCAGGAAGGCTCCAGTCACTAGAAGAGCTAAAACAAGTCTATGAGGCCCAACTCGAGGAGAAATCTCAGCAGCTGACGGAG TGTCAGGAGGAATCCCACCGGCACAGCCGCTGGTTCAAGCAGATCGTCAAGgcagtggagcaggaggagcaacgAAAGATCCACATGATCGGAGCCGAGTTTGAGAACAAACTGCACGCTGAGAAAGAGACCAACAAGAACCTGAAAGGAGAAGTTGGTGTCATTACCCAAAAT CTGTACAGTCTGCAGAGACAGTTGGACGACAGACGCAGCGACGTCAACAACCTGAAGCAGGAGCGGCAGAGCCTGCTGGGGCTGGTCCGCTCCCTCAAGAGTGACATCGAGGATCTGAGGAGACAGATCTCCGGACACGAAAAGACCAACCAGGACAAG GACAACACCATCTCCAacctgaagaagaagaaccagGACCTGGAGAAGTTGAGGTTTGTTCTCGACTGTCAATTAGAAGACTTGAGGAAACAGATTGAGCCTCAACAGGAAGAcgtcagaaagaaaaaagagcacATCCAGCAG ctggaggaggaactgctGCAAGTTGACAAGATCAAcactcagctgcagctcagtgcgTCTGACCTGAGGCTCAAACTGAGAGCGAAAGAGGAGGAGATACGGAAGGAG GTGAAAGATTTAGAAACACATCTTCAGCGGCTTCAGTCAGACCTTCATACCTGCGTCAGCTTCATCCAGGAGCccaagaagctgaaggagagcGTGCAGACGATCTTCAGCCGCCGTGTGCCTCAGGCCGGCAGG GtggagaaaagcagcatggATGAAGACGTCAAGCAGATCCTCTGTCGCCACCGGGAACACCTGGAGAAAACAGtgagcagcctgaagatgaAGCTGGCAAAATCTGCTGAGGAGCACGACAAGGTTTACGTGAAGCTCATGAAG GAGAACGTGACGCTGATCACTGAGATCAATGAGCTGAGGAAGGAGCTGCTCTCACTGAGGACTTCGCTCAAACCTCCACCGGGGACCACGAAGAAGAGCAACAAACGACGTCCTAAATCAGCAGACGTTCACTGA
- the nuf2 gene encoding kinetochore protein Nuf2, which produces MTENTFPVYSVDVIVNFYRTEILTSQEAKHLSKSDLTPVPKPEAVQTLYMRVLHLLYRFRPECHSMVPLLENIQYPQYYEGATAITSVYIRMLQFLPMCLVYDFSLNDLLAPKKQRTLTILSAIMNFFHFRKQRMELMLEKQAKYRADMDRLQAYTKSNLDMEKKIEIMMVIPPEQQAEADELAAALAELQTATMHECQEVNARNDSIAERKTIIAEKTQKLAQVKVDVSNLKEDIGRFKSQIVESPEELKSQMEKMRENVKNIKISIEDSDERVVELQNMVQSVTHTEAEIQQMYNLLQDLESSMNGTKHRQEEQLELTAQYEKKQKELKNLCVEEGQLRRALAMRLDKESKQNIRRQKKKDMKEQHVQDVLGQCNQIHQKREEMAERIQEITGETQQLKAKIQSLRDVCSKETERAQALYDTLSTSMDELHRRIQAHVVDLKRDVTKMSEHF; this is translated from the exons ATGACTGAAAACACCTTCCCAGTCTACAGTGTCGATGTGATAGTCAACTTTTATCGAACAGAAATTCTGACTAGTCAAGAAGCGAAACACCTCAGTAAGAGCGATCTGACTCCTGTTCCAAAG CCAGAGGCAGTTCAAACCCTGTACATGAGAGTGTTGCACCTCCTGTACCGGTTCCGGCCCGAGTGTCACTCCATG GTTCCACTGCTGGAGAACATTCAGTATCCACAGTATTATGAGGGTGCGACCGCCATCACCAGCGTCTACATCCGCAT GTTGCAGTTTCTGCCCATGTGTCTGGTGTACGATTTTTCACTAAATGACCTTCTAGCGCCAA AGAAACAGAGGACTCTGACTATCCTGAGTGCCATCATGAACTTCTTTCACTTCAGGAAGCAGAGGATGGAGCTGATGTTAGAGAAGCAGGCCaaatat AGGGCAGACATGGACCGGCTGCAGGCTTACACCAAAAGCAATTTAGACATGGAGAAGAAGATTGAGATAATGAT GGTGATTCCTCCGGAGCAGCAGGCCGAGGCCGATGAGCTGGCTGCAGCGCTGGCGGAGCTGCAGACCGCCACCATGCACGAATGCCAGGAAGTG AATGCTAGGAATGACAGCATCGCAGAGCGGAAAACCATCATTGCAGAGAAGACCCAAAAGCTG GCTCAGGTGAAGGTGGACGTCAGCAACCTGAAGGAGGACATCGGCAGATTTAAGTCCCAGATTGTGGAGTCTCCAGAAGAGCTGAAGAGtcagatggagaagatgagggagaATGTCAAGAACATCAAGATCTCAATT GAAGACTCCGATGAGCGCgtggtggagctgcagaacatGGTCCAGAGCGTGACCCACACCGAGGCTGAGATCCAGCAGATGTacaacctgctgcaggatctAGAGAGCAGCATGAACGGCACCAagcacagacaggaggag CAACTGGAGCTGACGGCACAGTacgagaagaagcagaaggagctgaagaaccTTTGTGTGGAGGAAGGCCAGCTGAGGCGAGCTCTGGCCATGAGGCTGGACAAAGAGTCCAAGCAGAACATCCGcaggcagaagaagaaagacatgAAGGAGCAGCACGTCCAAGACGTGTTGGG GCAGTGCAACCAGATCCATCAGAAGCGTGAGGAGATGGCCGAGAGGATCCAGGAGATCACCGGGGAGacgcagcagctgaaggccaAGATCCAGAGTCTGAGAGACGTCTGCAGCAAGGAGACGGAGCGAGCGCAG GCTCTCTACGACACTCTGTCCACCTCCATGGACGAGCTGCACAGGAGAATCCAGGCGCACGTCGTCGACCTGAAACGTGACGTCACCAAGATGTCGGAACATTTTTAG
- the cfap57 gene encoding cilia- and flagella-associated protein 57 isoform X1 produces MMANVVAQPHFIFGLRAGVRNNLGFCDEQTLVFPSGNNCVCHNTIQASQRFLPGSEKSQGMCALALSANRRYLAVSERGERSTITVLDLHHEQGRKRKVLTAGDLPAQEFVCMAFSPDSKYLIGQTGPPEWTLIFWLWEKHKVLATVKTSSSNNPVNQVSFNPFNNTQLCVSGTGVFKLFRYAEGFLKQSGASKVESINFLSHCWMAPERVVAGTDTGRLLVFESGELRREMVVSAPAHPGRADRQVEMKRIKASDAGENPLARRVTSVLSYSKGLVCSLGSGRVCLFVKNEDDSFTRSREIWIPSDPSSKELGPSDSQDIETMCMSPSEETLAVSTDRGQLYSISLSAVDVKQEESAYFDLLSQSFHSKAITGLSICIRKPIVATSSLDRCVRIWNYETKTVDLCKEFQEEAHSVALHPTALFVLVGFSDKLRLMNILVNDIRIFKEFTVRGCRQCAFSNGGHMFAAVDGNIIHIYSFTSFENILNLKGHSGKVRGVEWSPDDGRLVSCGLDGAVYEWNTHTGKRVSECVLKSCSYTDVVFSSDLKTILAVGTDRTLKEIQDCQVLREVSADEGTFTSVAVSHSGRVVFTGNANGTISAIKYPLPIQKEWITYQAHGGPLTKMMVTFDEQFLLTVSEDGCLLMWKLLDKDGRGLKGTRQIVHAEEILVTKADLEETNQNMMEMKLRLEELHMEHEYQLRLKVMSYNEKIRELSDKLTQQTETMETLKQTTTTQMEKREREHQQSSAEVAVKHSKELKDLEVSYSQKLVVEHTRYQDLQQKYQRMEEDYGNQLKAAEAGRLQSLEELKQVYEAQLEEKSQQLTECQEESHRHSRWFKQIVKAVEQEEQRKIHMIGAEFENKLHAEKETNKNLKGEVGVITQNLYSLQRQLDDRRSDVNNLKQERQSLLGLVRSLKSDIEDLRRQISGHEKTNQDKDNTISNLKKKNQDLEKLRFVLDCQLEDLRKQIEPQQEDVRKKKEHIQQLEEELLQVDKINTQLQLSASDLRLKLRAKEEEIRKEVQKVKDLETHLQRLQSDLHTCVSFIQEPKKLKESVQTIFSRRVPQAGRVEKSSMDEDVKQILCRHREHLEKTVSSLKMKLAKSAEEHDKVYVKLMKENVTLITEINELRKELLSLRTSLKPPPGTTKKSNKRRPKSADVH; encoded by the exons ATGATGGCGAATGTAGTGGCGCAGCCGCATTTTATCTTTGGCCTGAGGGCCGGCGTGAGGAACAATCTGGGCTTCTGCGACGAACAAACGCTTGTTTTCCCCTCCGGAAACAACTGCGTGTGCCACAACACCATCCAGGCCAGCCAGAGGTTCCTGCCAG GTTCCGAGAAAAGCCAGGGCATGTGTGCTCTGGCCCTCAGTGCCAACCGGCGGTACCTGGCGGTGTCGGAGCGTGGAGAGAGGTCCACCATCACTGTGTTGGATCTGCACCATGaacagggaagaaaaagaaaagttctgACTGCAGGAGACCTACCTGCCCAGGAGTTTGTCTGCATGGCCTTTTCCCCGGATTCCAAGTATCTGATCGGCCAAACAGGTCCTCCAGAGTGGACGCTGATCTTCTGGTTATGGGAAAAACACAAAGTATTGGCAACAGTTAAAACAAGCAGCTCCAATAACCCTGTGAACCAG GTGAGCTTCAACCCTTTCAACAACACACAGCTCTGCGTGAGCGGAACTGGCGTCTTCAAGCTGTTCCGCTACGCGGAGGGATTCCTGAAACAGAGCGGCGCCTCCAAGGTGGAATCCATCAACTTCCTGAGTCACTGCTGGATGGCCCCAGAGCGCGTGGTCGCAGGCACGGACACGGGACGACTGCTGGTGTTTGAGAGTGGAGAGCTGCGGAGAGAGATGGTCGTGAGCGCTCCTGCCCACCCGGGGCGGGCGGACAG GCaggtggagatgaagagaaTCAAAGCCAGCGATGCCGGTGAAAACCCCCTCGCACGTCGCGTCACATCCGTGCTGTCCTACTCCAAAGGCTTGGTCTGCTCTTTGGGATCAGGCAGAGTTTGCCTCTTTGTAAAGAATGAAGATGACAGTTTCACCAGGAGCAGAGAGATATGG ATCCCTTCAGACCCTTCCAGCAAGGAACTGGGCCCATCTGACAGTCAGGACATTGAGACCATGTGCATGAGTCCATCTGAGGAGACCCTGGCCGTCAGCACAGACCGGGGGCAGTTGTACAGCATCAGCCTCTCTGCTGTGGATGTAAAGCAG GAGGAATCAGCATATTTTGACCTTCTGTCCCAGTCCTTCCACTCTAAGGCCATCACTGGTTTGTCCATCTGTATCCGAAAGCCCATCGTAGCCACCAGCTCTCTGGACCGCTGCGTTCGCATCTGGAACTATGAAACAAA AACCGTGGACCTGTGCAAGGAGTTCCAGGAGGAGGCCCACAGCGTGGCTCTGCACCCCACTGCGCTCTTCGTCCTCGTGGGCTTTTCAGACAAACTCAGGCTGATGAACATCCTCGTCAACGACATTCGCATCTTCAAGGAGTTCACGGTGCGTggctgcagacag TGTGCTTTCAGCAATGGGGGCCACATGTTTGCAGCCGTCGATGGAAACATCATCCACATCTACTCCTTCACATCTTTTGAGAACATTCTCAACCTGAAGGGCCACAGTGGGAAG GTGCGCGGTGTCGAGTGGAGCCCGGACGACGGCCGGCTGGTGTCCTGTGGGTTAGACGGTGCAGTTTAtgagtggaacacacacacgggcaaacGTGTGTCGGAGTGTGTGCTGAAGTCCTGCAGCTACACGGATGTTGTCTTCTCTTCAGACCTTAAGACCATTCTGGCTGTGGGAACAGACAGGACTCTGAAGGAAATCCAGGACTGTCAG GTCTTGAGAGAGGTCTCTGCTGATGAGGGAACATTCACCTCTGTAGCAGTGTCTCACTCTGGGAGGGTCGTCTTCACCGGGAACGCCAACGGAACCATCAGCGCCATTAAATACCCTCTTCCCATCCAGAAGGAATGGATAACGTACCAGGCTCACGGGGGCCCTCTTACCAAG ATGATGGTCACGTTTGACGAGCAGTTCCTGCTGACGGTGTCTGAAGATGGTTGTTTACTGATGTGGAAGCTGCTTGATAAGGACGGCCGAGGACTGAAGGGGACCAGGCAGATTGTCCACGCTGAAGAGATCCTCGTCACCAAAGCAGATCTAGAGGAAACG AACCAGAACATGATGGAAATGAAGCTgcgcctggaggagctgcacatgGAGCACGAGTACCAGCTCCGTCTGAAGGTCATGAGCTACAACGAGAAGATAAGGGAGCTTTCAGACAAGTTAACGCAACAAACAGAAACGATGGAAACACTGAAGCAG ACCACGACAACACAGATGGAGAAACGGGAACGGGAGCACCAGCAGAGTTCTGCAGAAGTTGCTGTGAAGCACTCCAAAGAGTTGAAGGACCTAG AGGTGTCCTACAGCCAGAAGCTCGTTGTAGAGCACACGAGGTACCAGGATCTACAGCAGAAATACCAAAGAATGGAGGAGGATTATGGGAACCAGCTTAAAGCTGCAGAGGCAGGAAGGCTCCAGTCACTAGAAGAGCTAAAACAAGTCTATGAGGCCCAACTCGAGGAGAAATCTCAGCAGCTGACGGAG TGTCAGGAGGAATCCCACCGGCACAGCCGCTGGTTCAAGCAGATCGTCAAGgcagtggagcaggaggagcaacgAAAGATCCACATGATCGGAGCCGAGTTTGAGAACAAACTGCACGCTGAGAAAGAGACCAACAAGAACCTGAAAGGAGAAGTTGGTGTCATTACCCAAAAT CTGTACAGTCTGCAGAGACAGTTGGACGACAGACGCAGCGACGTCAACAACCTGAAGCAGGAGCGGCAGAGCCTGCTGGGGCTGGTCCGCTCCCTCAAGAGTGACATCGAGGATCTGAGGAGACAGATCTCCGGACACGAAAAGACCAACCAGGACAAG GACAACACCATCTCCAacctgaagaagaagaaccagGACCTGGAGAAGTTGAGGTTTGTTCTCGACTGTCAATTAGAAGACTTGAGGAAACAGATTGAGCCTCAACAGGAAGAcgtcagaaagaaaaaagagcacATCCAGCAG ctggaggaggaactgctGCAAGTTGACAAGATCAAcactcagctgcagctcagtgcgTCTGACCTGAGGCTCAAACTGAGAGCGAAAGAGGAGGAGATACGGAAGGAGGTGCAGAAA GTGAAAGATTTAGAAACACATCTTCAGCGGCTTCAGTCAGACCTTCATACCTGCGTCAGCTTCATCCAGGAGCccaagaagctgaaggagagcGTGCAGACGATCTTCAGCCGCCGTGTGCCTCAGGCCGGCAGG GtggagaaaagcagcatggATGAAGACGTCAAGCAGATCCTCTGTCGCCACCGGGAACACCTGGAGAAAACAGtgagcagcctgaagatgaAGCTGGCAAAATCTGCTGAGGAGCACGACAAGGTTTACGTGAAGCTCATGAAG GAGAACGTGACGCTGATCACTGAGATCAATGAGCTGAGGAAGGAGCTGCTCTCACTGAGGACTTCGCTCAAACCTCCACCGGGGACCACGAAGAAGAGCAACAAACGACGTCCTAAATCAGCAGACGTTCACTGA